From Staphylothermus hellenicus DSM 12710, a single genomic window includes:
- the argS gene encoding arginine--tRNA ligase: protein MMQSYIGVSDCLEKILVEALSSVFGEDEKVIKEYFSSKRIKIAKTPDPKLGDYGLALHYLFHKYRVGRDDWETIASKIISYLENRGLLDKCYVRKAEYVNGYINFYIDYNLMKNVLFENYLSMKIFDQIKSFGDGEKVVVEHTSANPVHPLHVGSGRNAVIGNTYANLLRYMGFNVEERFYVNDMGRQVAVLVYGYRIVKNEKLAPPQNMKIDHWIGAIYALTNILIHKLEIERETHFLEEKLYMELEAILEQTRKFMENNNLYPLVELYITMDNLLKKYRIKHYVGEIITESIRSIEKTVKILSSKGYKQISKYYEEKHGELKNYEKKYRDLLMEQNEYSDSENRFAETYPELYVALKKYITDPDKAEEEIRDYMRRYEGGDEEVGALFREVSEHTLKGFKETLSRLGIVFDAYDWESSHIIRELAGNVIRESEKLPYSRREGGALIIDLDKAAEEHLFIKELFGKDQPGKLVVQRSDGTSLYTTRDIAYSIYKFKHLGASKVYNVIAVEQIREQKQVKATLYLLGYGGEAEKLVHFTYEMVNLKGMRMSGRRGQYYSLDELLEDYVKAIAKSYVKSQIKRIGGLESSTPIDLGELRNVFEKLAVADSRALLLSIDPSKVLTFDPRRLEEYNMGSWILYTFVRLQGILRKWLGVEPLTNIDKLLVEAKKLYGTVKNKEIDLSVLERNILENLLEYPSTLYKSYQELKPNKLLEYTSNLCMNINKLYESVPVLGEKDPYKKSFRILLVIIAALILKDLIEIMGFPTITKI from the coding sequence ATGATGCAGAGCTATATAGGGGTAAGTGATTGTCTCGAAAAAATACTGGTGGAAGCTTTATCTAGTGTTTTTGGAGAAGATGAAAAGGTTATAAAGGAGTATTTTAGTAGTAAAAGAATAAAGATCGCCAAGACCCCTGATCCTAAGCTGGGAGATTATGGTTTAGCACTTCACTACTTATTTCACAAATATAGAGTTGGCAGAGATGATTGGGAGACTATTGCTTCTAAAATAATCAGTTATTTAGAGAATAGGGGTCTTCTAGATAAATGCTATGTTAGAAAAGCTGAATATGTTAATGGATACATCAACTTCTACATAGACTATAACTTGATGAAAAATGTTTTATTCGAAAACTATCTCTCAATGAAAATATTTGATCAAATAAAGAGTTTTGGTGATGGAGAAAAAGTAGTTGTTGAGCATACTAGTGCAAACCCTGTTCACCCATTACATGTTGGTAGCGGGAGAAACGCTGTTATAGGAAACACATATGCCAACCTGCTTAGATACATGGGTTTCAATGTTGAGGAGAGATTCTATGTTAACGATATGGGTAGGCAGGTTGCTGTTCTGGTATATGGGTATAGGATTGTTAAGAACGAAAAACTAGCTCCCCCGCAAAACATGAAAATAGATCATTGGATTGGAGCAATATATGCATTAACAAATATATTGATCCATAAACTGGAAATTGAGAGAGAAACACATTTTCTCGAAGAAAAACTATACATGGAACTGGAAGCAATACTTGAGCAAACCAGGAAGTTCATGGAAAACAATAATTTATACCCATTAGTAGAGCTATACATAACAATGGATAACCTATTGAAAAAATACAGGATAAAACACTATGTTGGAGAAATAATAACTGAATCAATAAGATCAATCGAGAAAACAGTTAAGATTCTTTCAAGCAAGGGATACAAGCAAATAAGCAAATACTATGAGGAAAAACATGGCGAGCTGAAAAACTATGAGAAGAAATACAGGGATCTATTAATGGAGCAAAACGAGTATAGTGATTCGGAGAATAGGTTTGCTGAAACATATCCAGAACTATATGTTGCGTTGAAAAAATACATAACCGATCCAGATAAGGCAGAGGAGGAGATCAGGGATTATATGAGGAGATATGAGGGGGGAGATGAAGAAGTAGGTGCATTGTTCAGAGAGGTTTCAGAACATACACTGAAAGGCTTTAAAGAGACATTGTCAAGGCTTGGAATAGTTTTCGATGCATATGATTGGGAGAGTAGCCATATTATACGAGAGCTTGCAGGGAATGTGATTAGGGAGTCAGAGAAGCTACCCTATTCTAGGAGAGAGGGGGGAGCATTAATCATAGATCTCGATAAAGCAGCTGAAGAACACTTGTTTATCAAGGAATTATTCGGCAAAGATCAGCCCGGTAAACTAGTTGTTCAGAGAAGTGATGGTACAAGCCTCTATACTACCAGAGATATAGCTTACTCAATATACAAGTTCAAACATTTGGGGGCGAGCAAGGTATATAATGTTATAGCTGTTGAGCAGATACGTGAGCAGAAACAAGTGAAAGCAACACTATACCTCCTAGGATATGGGGGTGAGGCCGAGAAACTAGTACATTTCACATATGAAATGGTTAATTTGAAAGGTATGAGGATGAGCGGTCGTAGAGGACAATATTATAGTTTAGACGAGTTATTAGAAGACTATGTTAAAGCTATTGCTAAATCATATGTTAAGAGCCAAATTAAAAGGATTGGAGGGTTAGAATCGAGTACACCAATAGATCTAGGGGAGCTGAGAAATGTTTTCGAAAAACTAGCAGTTGCTGATTCAAGAGCACTACTATTATCAATTGATCCATCCAAGGTACTAACATTTGATCCTAGGAGACTAGAAGAATACAATATGGGTTCATGGATCCTATACACATTTGTACGGCTACAAGGCATTCTTAGGAAATGGCTTGGAGTAGAACCATTAACAAATATTGATAAATTACTTGTTGAAGCCAAAAAACTATATGGTACAGTAAAGAATAAAGAAATAGATCTAAGTGTATTGGAGAGGAACATATTGGAAAACCTGCTAGAATACCCCTCAACACTATACAAATCATACCAGGAGCTTAAACCAAACAAACTATTAGAATATACAAGTAATCTATGCATGAACATAAACAAACTATACGAATCAGTCCCAGTCCTCGGAGAAAAAGACCCATACAAGAAAAGCTTCAGAATACTCCTAGTAATAATAGCAGCTCTAATACTGAAAGACCTAATAGAAATAATGGGTTTCCCAACAATAACAAAAATATAG
- the moaC gene encoding cyclic pyranopterin monophosphate synthase MoaC, which translates to MIDITGKEIVYREAIAEGIIKLKPDTVRRIREGRVEKGDVLTVSRIAAIQAVKKTPDLIPLCHNIPITHVDVDYEFIDNDKIKVVVKVKTTAKTGVEMEALTGVSTALLNIWDMVKKYEKDENGQYPETWIEKIRVVSKIKKKI; encoded by the coding sequence ATGATAGATATAACGGGTAAAGAGATAGTTTATCGAGAAGCTATTGCTGAAGGAATTATCAAGCTTAAACCAGATACTGTGAGGAGGATTAGGGAGGGTAGGGTTGAAAAGGGCGATGTCTTAACTGTTTCAAGAATTGCAGCTATACAAGCTGTTAAGAAAACACCTGATCTTATACCTCTATGCCATAATATCCCTATAACCCATGTAGATGTTGACTATGAGTTCATAGATAATGATAAGATAAAGGTGGTTGTGAAGGTGAAGACAACTGCTAAGACAGGTGTTGAAATGGAAGCTTTAACTGGCGTATCTACTGCATTGTTAAACATATGGGATATGGTTAAGAAATATGAGAAAGATGAGAATGGACAATATCCTGAAACATGGATTGAAAAAATAAGAGTTGTTTCTAAGATTAAAAAGAAGATTTGA
- the moaA gene encoding GTP 3',8-cyclase MoaA: protein MRSLLIDRFGRPITHMRISVTLRCNHSCIFCHREGIFGLKSRELSPGDWGFVARMGVRNDIIYYKLTGGEPLIRDDIVDIVHEIRSVGGVVSITTNGSRLAEFAEKLAEEKVDHINVSLHSLKPDVFKTITGGDLERVLAGIFKALEYGLKLKIDYVILSLNINEYKDLISFAQKHGLDMNIIELIPLGMSPETYGKLHAGLNNIINYLEKISVKKYKKEFQSRPTYVLPNNSKITIVKGWQNPELCMKCTRIRMTPDGRIKLCIFRNDLVLDARKAILDRDEEAFQKLLEKAALLREPYFKPENLAKSSRSNNS, encoded by the coding sequence GTGCGGTCATTGTTAATTGATAGATTCGGTAGGCCAATAACACATATGCGTATAAGTGTTACTCTTAGATGTAATCATTCATGCATATTTTGTCATCGTGAAGGAATATTTGGTTTAAAGAGTAGAGAGCTTTCTCCAGGGGATTGGGGATTTGTGGCTAGAATGGGGGTTAGAAACGATATTATATACTATAAGTTGACGGGCGGAGAACCCCTGATTAGAGATGATATAGTTGATATTGTTCACGAAATAAGATCGGTTGGTGGAGTAGTATCAATTACAACTAATGGGTCTAGGCTTGCAGAATTTGCTGAGAAACTAGCCGAGGAAAAAGTTGATCATATAAATGTTAGCCTTCACTCATTAAAACCAGATGTTTTCAAAACAATTACAGGCGGAGATCTAGAGAGAGTATTGGCAGGTATATTTAAAGCATTAGAATATGGATTAAAGCTTAAAATAGACTATGTTATCCTAAGCCTCAACATCAATGAATACAAAGACCTCATATCATTTGCGCAAAAACATGGGTTAGACATGAATATTATAGAGTTAATCCCATTAGGCATGAGCCCGGAAACATATGGAAAACTACATGCAGGTTTAAACAACATAATTAACTATCTGGAAAAAATAAGTGTGAAGAAATATAAGAAAGAGTTCCAGTCAAGGCCAACATATGTTCTACCAAACAACTCCAAAATAACAATAGTCAAAGGCTGGCAAAACCCAGAACTATGCATGAAATGCACAAGAATAAGAATGACCCCTGATGGAAGAATAAAACTATGCATATTCAGAAACGATCTTGTTCTAGATGCTCGAAAAGCCATACTAGATAGAGACGAAGAAGCTTTTCAAAAACTACTAGAGAAAGCAGCGCTTCTTAGAGAACCATATTTTAAACCAGAAAACCTAGCTAAAAGCAGCCGGTCTAATAATTCATAA